One window of Methanocaldococcus sp. genomic DNA carries:
- a CDS encoding class II glutamine amidotransferase, producing MCELLGICFNKKVNVELTLNSFKKDSEMHPNGWGIAFYPDEFVRVIKEPIKMNDALLPRCINWNNIKSKIFIAHIRKASTGSESYVNTHPFVRKLDDKEIVFAHNGTLLGYEDLELDGYYPIGDTDSEYVFCYMLSQIEKREITWDKEGFDELLDILLDINYYGAFNCLFSDGEYLFAYRDCKGKKDLHFLKRKPPYGKIRLKDEDYVINLGDVKNVSEEGFIIATNPLTNENWESFENGELIVFKNGEMIYSNKRLTDLELKILKILRKSPHRVSLKKIIENIRNSYRNIEYTSHMVKIGIKSLLDKEYIKQDSTDSVDWDDLEATFYTRKGKRKKIDKKLKEFERKETGNILY from the coding sequence AATTGCTTGGAATCTGCTTTAATAAAAAAGTTAATGTTGAATTGACCCTAAATAGTTTTAAAAAGGATAGTGAGATGCATCCAAATGGCTGGGGGATTGCATTCTATCCAGATGAGTTTGTTAGGGTGATAAAGGAGCCAATTAAAATGAATGATGCCTTATTACCAAGATGTATTAATTGGAATAATATTAAATCAAAGATTTTCATAGCACACATAAGAAAGGCGAGTACTGGAAGTGAATCTTATGTTAATACTCATCCATTTGTTAGAAAATTGGATGATAAAGAGATTGTATTTGCCCACAATGGAACTTTGTTAGGTTATGAGGATTTAGAACTTGATGGCTATTATCCAATTGGAGACACGGATTCTGAGTATGTATTCTGCTATATGCTATCCCAAATTGAAAAGAGAGAAATTACATGGGATAAGGAGGGATTTGATGAATTATTGGATATATTGTTGGATATTAACTACTATGGTGCATTTAATTGCTTATTCTCTGATGGAGAGTATTTATTTGCTTATAGGGATTGTAAAGGAAAGAAAGATTTGCATTTCCTAAAAAGAAAGCCTCCCTATGGAAAAATTAGGTTGAAGGATGAAGATTATGTTATAAACTTAGGAGACGTTAAGAATGTGAGCGAAGAGGGGTTTATTATTGCTACAAATCCTTTAACTAATGAAAATTGGGAATCTTTTGAAAATGGAGAGTTGATAGTATTCAAAAATGGGGAAATGATTTACTCTAATAAAAGATTAACAGATTTAGAGTTAAAAATCTTAAAAATCCTTAGAAAAAGCCCACATAGAGTTAGTTTAAAGAAAATTATTGAAAATATTAGAAATTCATACAGAAATATTGAATACACATCACATATGGTAAAAATTGGAATTAAAAGTTTGTTAGACAAGGAATATATTAAGCAAGATAGCACGGATTCTGTAGATTGGGATGATTTGGAAGCAACATTTTATACAAG